From a single Nostoc sp. MS1 genomic region:
- a CDS encoding sulfite exporter TauE/SafE family protein — protein MNILEFTLLVWLSSASAGFLGALTGLGGGVVLVPLLTLVFHVDIRYAIGASLVSVIATSSGAASAYVKEGYTNLRLGMFLEVATTFGAIAGAIIAAYTPTRIIAVVFGVILLYSAYLSRIPHSEHQDNKPPDTLATRLRLNSTYPTPEGEQAYKVRAVKAGFSLMFVAGMLSGLLGIGSGALKVLAMDQFMQIPFKVSTTTSNFMIGVTAAASAGVYLKRGYIDPGLAMPVMLGVLLGALLGAKVLVRVKVGVLRTIFSLVISLLGIQMIYNGLTGRI, from the coding sequence TTGAATATTCTCGAATTTACCCTATTAGTTTGGCTTAGTTCTGCTAGTGCAGGATTCTTGGGAGCGTTGACAGGTTTAGGCGGTGGAGTAGTACTGGTTCCCCTATTAACTTTAGTATTTCACGTTGATATTCGTTACGCTATTGGTGCATCTTTAGTATCCGTAATTGCCACATCTTCTGGCGCAGCTTCCGCTTATGTCAAGGAAGGTTATACAAATCTTCGCTTAGGAATGTTTTTGGAAGTTGCTACTACATTTGGTGCGATCGCAGGTGCTATCATCGCCGCCTACACTCCTACTAGAATCATAGCTGTAGTGTTTGGTGTTATTTTACTTTACAGTGCTTATCTCTCGCGTATACCCCACTCAGAACACCAAGACAACAAACCACCTGATACTTTAGCAACTAGGCTGCGCTTAAATAGCACTTACCCAACACCCGAAGGAGAACAAGCTTATAAAGTCCGTGCTGTCAAAGCTGGTTTTAGTTTGATGTTTGTTGCGGGGATGCTTTCTGGTTTATTGGGTATTGGTTCTGGCGCACTCAAGGTATTAGCAATGGATCAATTTATGCAGATTCCTTTTAAGGTTTCTACCACCACCAGCAATTTTATGATTGGGGTGACAGCCGCCGCTAGTGCAGGAGTTTATTTAAAACGAGGTTATATAGACCCCGGTTTAGCAATGCCTGTGATGTTGGGTGTACTATTAGGAGCATTATTAGGGGCAAAGGTATTAGTTAGAGTTAAGGTAGGAGTTTTAAGAACTATTTTTAGCTTAGTAATTTCGCTTTTAGGTATACAAATGATTTATAACGGTTTGACTGGGAGGATTTAA
- a CDS encoding ATP-binding protein — protein MNQNPGRRWLSGLVKNVPLSRVMVVPFLLQITLTVGLIGYLSFRNGQKAVNEVASELRQEIANHVRQDLQTFLSTPHQILNGNKNALQFGLLNMQDISAWEPYLMQQLEIFPSSLAIAISNQQGEHLSVEKLNNEEFLVRRAGRLSNYNLYSYKVNSTGKRTQLPEVIKNFDPRSRPFYQTALKEGKFSFSQIYAPLTEKTLRISASVPIYNSQGQLLGVNTTLSHLSDIGQHLRNLKVGKSGQIFIIERSGLLVASSTGEQPFLIKNGRTIRLTASASSNSLTQATAKYLASKFANLNQIGNLQELEFSVAGKRQFLEIQPFNSEKNINWLIAVVIPEADFMEQINRHTQITILLCLAAFGLATILGIFTTRWIAQPVLRLSKAAKALAQKALEGSFSDKDEPVVMIEGIAELEVLGQSFNQMSQELRASFEELELRVEQRTQELQQEIRERIQNEQQLRQHSQALAELAKHRAISAGDLTAAFYIITEKAAQALEVERVSIWLYSSDRSKLQCVDLYERSHNRHSAGQERSLAEYPIYFAAVANARTITVNDTSNDPRVQEFWRELLEPNNIVSLIDAPIWVGGEVVGMVFHEQVGIPRQWKLSEQNFAGSITDFVALTLEVCDRQRAEVALRQAKEAAEVANLAKSAFLANMSHELRTPLNSILGITEALQDEVCGPVTQEQQKSLTTLENSGKHLLTLINDILDLAKIESGKMELELAPTSVRELCQSSLIFVKQQAFKKNICLNSQIAENIGKIQVDEMRIRQLLINLLSNAVKFTPEGGEVRLEVTTQIDVLTNQIKTIQLSVVDTGIGITPENLANLFQPFVQVENSYTRRYAGTGLGLSLAKRIAELHGGSISAESAVNQGSRFIVTLPWTEPEKQTREAVKESEIKSEELETISSEPLILLAEDNEANVLTITQYLKAYGYRLVLANNGQEAVEIAKTQRPQLILMDVQMPQMDGLEATRQIRADADIAHIPIIALTSFAMRSDKEQIMAVGVDSYMAKPVSLKELVAEIGKYISK, from the coding sequence ATGAATCAAAATCCTGGGCGACGTTGGCTTTCTGGCTTAGTAAAGAACGTGCCACTCAGCCGGGTGATGGTAGTGCCTTTTCTCCTGCAAATCACCTTAACAGTGGGTTTAATTGGATACTTATCTTTCCGTAACGGGCAGAAAGCTGTAAATGAGGTAGCCAGCGAGTTGCGTCAGGAGATTGCCAACCATGTTAGACAGGACTTACAAACATTTTTATCCACTCCCCATCAAATACTAAATGGCAACAAAAACGCCTTGCAGTTTGGACTGTTAAATATGCAGGATATTTCTGCTTGGGAACCATACCTCATGCAGCAATTAGAAATATTTCCCTCTTCTCTTGCTATTGCTATCAGTAATCAACAAGGAGAACACCTATCAGTAGAAAAGCTAAATAATGAAGAATTTTTAGTAAGAAGAGCGGGTAGATTAAGTAATTATAATCTTTACAGCTATAAAGTTAATAGCACAGGCAAACGCACTCAACTACCGGAAGTAATCAAAAATTTCGACCCGCGATCGCGCCCTTTTTATCAAACAGCACTTAAAGAAGGCAAATTCAGTTTTAGTCAAATTTACGCACCATTAACAGAAAAAACTCTACGTATAAGTGCCTCTGTACCTATTTACAATTCCCAAGGTCAGCTATTGGGGGTCAATACTACATTATCCCACCTATCAGATATTGGGCAGCATTTAAGAAACCTCAAAGTGGGTAAATCAGGACAAATTTTTATTATTGAACGCTCAGGATTACTAGTAGCTTCCTCTACAGGTGAACAACCATTCCTCATCAAAAATGGTAGAACTATTAGATTAACTGCTTCTGCAAGTAGTAACTCCCTAACTCAAGCAACAGCCAAATATTTAGCCAGCAAATTTGCTAACTTAAATCAAATAGGTAATTTACAAGAATTAGAATTTTCTGTTGCAGGTAAACGCCAATTTCTAGAAATTCAGCCGTTTAATAGTGAAAAAAATATCAATTGGTTGATTGCCGTAGTTATCCCTGAAGCTGATTTCATGGAGCAAATCAATCGCCACACACAAATTACTATTCTCCTATGTTTGGCAGCTTTCGGATTAGCTACGATATTAGGGATTTTCACAACTCGCTGGATTGCTCAACCAGTTTTGCGTTTGAGTAAAGCCGCCAAAGCCTTGGCGCAAAAAGCCTTGGAGGGCAGTTTCAGTGACAAGGACGAACCAGTAGTGATGATAGAAGGTATTGCCGAACTGGAAGTGTTGGGACAGTCTTTTAATCAGATGTCCCAAGAGTTACGAGCGTCTTTTGAAGAATTAGAACTGCGAGTAGAACAGCGAACGCAAGAATTACAGCAGGAAATTCGGGAACGCATCCAAAATGAGCAACAATTACGCCAGCATAGTCAAGCATTAGCAGAACTAGCCAAGCATCGGGCAATTTCCGCCGGAGATTTAACAGCAGCGTTTTATATTATTACAGAGAAAGCTGCCCAAGCTTTAGAAGTAGAACGAGTCAGCATTTGGCTTTATAGTAGCGATCGCAGCAAGCTTCAATGTGTAGACCTCTACGAACGTAGCCACAATCGACATTCCGCAGGACAAGAACGCAGCCTTGCCGAGTATCCTATATATTTTGCCGCAGTAGCCAACGCCCGGACAATTACTGTCAACGATACCAGCAACGACCCACGAGTACAGGAATTTTGGCGTGAACTATTAGAGCCAAACAACATAGTTTCTTTGATAGATGCACCTATTTGGGTTGGGGGTGAAGTTGTGGGGATGGTATTTCACGAACAGGTAGGTATTCCTCGTCAATGGAAACTCAGCGAACAGAACTTTGCTGGGTCGATTACTGACTTTGTAGCCTTAACATTAGAAGTATGCGATCGCCAACGCGCAGAAGTTGCATTACGCCAAGCCAAAGAAGCTGCGGAAGTCGCCAACCTTGCCAAAAGCGCTTTCCTAGCGAATATGAGTCACGAATTACGGACTCCCCTCAACTCCATTTTAGGCATCACAGAAGCCCTACAAGATGAAGTGTGCGGCCCAGTAACACAAGAACAACAAAAGTCTTTAACTACCTTAGAAAATAGCGGTAAGCACCTACTCACACTCATCAACGATATTCTCGACTTAGCCAAAATCGAATCAGGCAAGATGGAACTAGAACTTGCGCCTACCTCTGTACGAGAATTGTGTCAATCCAGTCTCATATTTGTCAAACAGCAAGCATTCAAAAAAAATATCTGCCTTAACTCCCAAATAGCTGAAAATATCGGGAAAATTCAAGTGGATGAGATGCGGATACGGCAATTATTAATAAATCTTTTGAGTAATGCAGTCAAATTTACACCCGAAGGTGGCGAAGTTAGACTAGAAGTAACAACGCAAATAGATGTACTCACCAATCAAATCAAGACAATTCAACTGAGTGTAGTAGATACTGGCATTGGCATTACACCAGAAAATCTAGCAAATTTATTTCAACCCTTTGTTCAAGTAGAAAACTCCTACACTCGCCGTTATGCCGGCACTGGCTTAGGACTGTCTTTAGCTAAACGAATTGCCGAACTTCATGGTGGTAGTATATCTGCTGAGAGTGCAGTTAATCAAGGTAGCCGATTTATAGTCACGCTTCCGTGGACAGAACCGGAAAAACAAACGAGGGAAGCTGTAAAAGAATCTGAGATTAAAAGCGAAGAACTTGAAACCATATCTTCTGAACCATTGATTCTCCTGGCAGAAGATAACGAAGCTAACGTCTTAACTATTACTCAGTATCTAAAAGCCTATGGCTATCGCCTTGTCTTAGCAAACAATGGACAAGAAGCGGTAGAAATTGCCAAAACCCAGCGACCACAGTTAATTCTTATGGATGTGCAGATGCCACAAATGGATGGCTTAGAAGCAACTCGCCAAATTCGCGCCGATGCAGATATTGCCCATATCCCAATTATTGCCCTAACTTCCTTTGCCATGCGATCGGATAAAGAACAAATCATGGCTGTGGGTGTAGATAGTTATATGGCAAAACCTGTCAGTTTGAAGGAGTTAGTGGCAGAAATTGGCAAGTATATCTCGAAATAG
- a CDS encoding RpoD/SigA family RNA polymerase sigma factor codes for MNKLSSVPVEVGSNNQKYLAVRDNMYTYLQEIGRVPLLTHQQQIVLAQQIQQMMQLLAAKQALAVQLKHEPTLQEWADCLNISIVKLQQQLNQGQRAKQEMIAANLRLVVSIAKKYQQRNMDFLDLIQEGNLALERGIEKFDPERGYKFSTYAYWWIRQGITRAIAQQSRTIRLPIQMFEKLNKIKRMQRELSQKLGRIPTTDEIAKALSLTPQEVRDCLYLARQPMSLEARIGSQQESELQDMIEDTGISPESYVVEESLQQDLRKLLTKLSPQQREVLTLRFGLEDGHELSLSQIGQRLGVSRERIRQIEQQALKVLRQNKGDIKIYLAS; via the coding sequence ATGAATAAATTAAGCTCTGTTCCTGTTGAAGTTGGTAGCAATAATCAAAAATATCTAGCTGTTAGAGATAATATGTACACTTATCTACAAGAAATAGGACGAGTACCTTTATTAACTCATCAACAGCAAATTGTCTTAGCTCAACAAATACAGCAGATGATGCAATTATTAGCTGCTAAACAAGCATTAGCTGTGCAATTAAAACATGAACCAACATTACAAGAATGGGCTGATTGTTTGAATATAAGTATTGTTAAATTGCAACAGCAACTCAATCAAGGACAACGAGCCAAGCAAGAAATGATTGCGGCTAATTTGCGGTTGGTGGTTTCTATTGCTAAGAAATATCAACAAAGGAATATGGATTTTTTGGATTTAATTCAAGAGGGAAATTTAGCTTTGGAACGGGGGATAGAAAAGTTTGATCCAGAACGAGGTTACAAATTTTCTACATACGCTTATTGGTGGATACGTCAAGGAATTACCCGTGCGATCGCTCAACAAAGTCGTACTATACGTTTACCAATTCAGATGTTTGAAAAACTGAATAAAATTAAGCGTATGCAGAGAGAATTATCACAAAAATTAGGGCGTATTCCTACAACTGATGAAATTGCTAAAGCATTATCCTTAACACCTCAAGAAGTGCGAGATTGTTTATATCTTGCTCGTCAACCGATGTCTTTAGAAGCGAGAATTGGTTCACAGCAAGAATCAGAATTACAAGACATGATAGAAGATACGGGAATCTCTCCAGAAAGTTATGTTGTTGAAGAATCTCTACAACAAGACCTGCGAAAGTTATTAACAAAATTATCTCCACAACAGCGAGAAGTTTTAACTCTTCGTTTTGGTTTAGAAGATGGTCATGAGCTTTCTTTATCACAAATTGGTCAGCGCCTGGGTGTCAGTCGAGAACGCATAAGACAAATAGAGCAACAAGCGCTCAAAGTTCTCAGACAAAATAAAGGAGATATCAAGATTTATCTTGCTAGTTAA
- a CDS encoding DUF5673 domain-containing protein: MNTYEFTHVAAVSFPIIIFFILLGIRYQVTRRAVGEQNANREILYTIPWILFVFAVLVIPQLTKYGWLILLGIYEVYFLGYLIYISTWQLRKEQAGYCLLNVGWLFKNKRLVWLSLFSIMFASLYSALFIHEAFKGNSIYDSPYARHLAETVLIWSSIILLISRCLVRLELRENGICYMFSLVEWARVKSYSWEQAKNGMLVISFQPRLPFAKNYWRISIPVSQKDAVNQILAQYIDNQGNKNLLLPKELSYIN; this comes from the coding sequence ATGAATACTTATGAATTTACTCATGTTGCTGCGGTATCTTTTCCCATAATTATTTTCTTCATATTACTAGGAATTAGATATCAAGTTACTCGTCGTGCTGTCGGTGAACAAAACGCGAATAGAGAAATACTTTATACTATTCCGTGGATTTTGTTTGTATTTGCCGTATTAGTCATCCCTCAATTAACAAAATATGGTTGGTTAATCTTGCTAGGAATTTACGAAGTGTATTTCTTGGGCTACCTGATATATATATCAACTTGGCAGTTGCGTAAAGAACAAGCTGGTTATTGCTTACTAAATGTGGGGTGGCTATTCAAGAATAAACGCTTGGTTTGGTTGAGCTTATTTAGCATCATGTTTGCCAGTTTGTACTCTGCGTTATTTATCCATGAAGCATTTAAAGGCAATTCAATCTATGACAGTCCCTACGCTAGACATCTTGCTGAGACAGTGTTAATTTGGTCTTCAATAATTCTGCTAATTTCCCGTTGCTTAGTGAGATTGGAATTACGAGAAAATGGCATCTGTTATATGTTTTCTCTGGTGGAATGGGCAAGAGTGAAATCATACAGTTGGGAACAAGCAAAAAACGGAATGTTAGTAATTTCCTTCCAGCCGCGTTTACCATTTGCTAAAAATTATTGGCGTATCTCAATTCCTGTAAGTCAAAAAGATGCTGTCAATCAAATCCTAGCTCAATATATCGATAATCAAGGTAATAAAAATCTTCTCTTGCCAAAAGAATTATCATATATTAATTGA
- the lepB gene encoding signal peptidase I, with protein sequence MSTVHQQKTGSSHSENPWIEGIKTVGLSLILALGIRTFVAEARYVPSGSMEPTIQPDDRLIIDKVSYDFSSPRRGDIVVFNPTKTLEQENYHDAFIKRVIGLPGEKIEVKNGQVYVNESPLNEKYIEAKPDYQWGPVIVPANSYLVLGDNRNNSFDSHYWGFVPRQNIIGKAAFRFFPFSSIGEFNKPIYTAKSTKN encoded by the coding sequence ATGTCTACCGTTCATCAGCAGAAAACAGGCTCATCTCACTCAGAAAACCCTTGGATTGAAGGAATAAAAACTGTTGGCTTAAGTTTAATTTTGGCTTTAGGTATTCGTACTTTTGTTGCTGAGGCTCGTTATGTACCTTCAGGGTCAATGGAACCAACTATCCAGCCAGATGACCGCTTAATTATAGATAAGGTTAGCTATGATTTTAGCTCTCCGCGTCGAGGTGACATAGTAGTATTTAACCCTACTAAAACATTAGAACAGGAAAACTATCACGATGCTTTTATCAAGCGTGTTATTGGTTTACCAGGAGAAAAGATAGAGGTCAAGAACGGACAAGTTTATGTTAATGAGTCACCCTTGAATGAAAAATACATTGAAGCCAAACCAGATTATCAATGGGGGCCAGTGATTGTTCCAGCAAACTCTTATCTGGTTTTAGGCGACAATCGCAATAACAGTTTTGATAGCCATTATTGGGGCTTCGTTCCGCGTCAAAATATAATTGGTAAAGCAGCTTTTCGCTTTTTCCCCTTCAGTAGTATAGGAGAGTTTAATAAACCGATTTATACTGCAAAATCTACAAAGAATTAA
- a CDS encoding NACHT and WD40 repeat domain-containing protein: MDLPTGQRVRGVVLSPTGQAKLQNRMLQLEIERYAVQELVRRSQLVEGQGLHPATIRKILRCQGVDKDSIALVFKAVNLQLEVEDYTGARRVIELVEEPGGQGAGETTYSPLPTPHSPVNHDWGEAVDVTLFCGRTAETSTLQQWVLNDRCRLITILGNGGIGKTTLVTKLAEDIQNQFEFLIWRSLRNAPLLEELLDDLLKVLSSQQTTELPSTSAGKISKLIEYLRQHRCLLVLDNLETLMQDGSYAGSFSAEYEGYGELLRRIGEVAHQSCLLITSREKPNEVAALAGEILPVRSLQLTGLNAEAQEILTIKGLSVSQQESQQLIDLYSGNPLALKIVATAIQDLFAGDVSAFLATGISTFNSIRTLLNQQFERLTEIEKSVMYWLAINREGISLYELADDIYPQLLKHQLLEALESILRRSLIEQSIIGFTQQPVIMEYVTERFVEEVSAEIVAGIHKSASLPITHAIVKATANDYIKDTQIRLIVKPIIAELLRQLGSKKAIAQQLMQILTTQREQASLESGYLAGNILNLLHNLDTDLSDYDFSHLPIWQADLRAVNLHRVNFTNAHFSKSVFRQIFGSVLSAAFSPDGEFLATGDDNGEVHLWRVADAQLHLSLKGNTLAIQSLCFSLDGQTLISHSADQSIQFWDLNTGQTTRTIQRYTSQVLAIASHPTGNILVSRGRNQTVSLWDLSTGKAFATLQDQSNQIQVVALSADGALLATAGGDEPIRVWNADTGEYLHSFYGHRAAIQSLAWSEKTILASGSDDHTVKLWDIETAQCISTLSGHSNSIVSVSFSSDGLIIASGSADQTIRLWDVVTGNCLRVLSGHENWVRTLVFNADSAVLASGGDDQVIRLWDTVTGQCIRTLQGYTNQVSAIGFGNDKILASGSHDQVIRLWNTAIGQCIKTLTGHTNHILAIAYGGAQPIALHQHILLSGSADRSIKLWDIATGQCLKTLTEHQDTVWSVAFSPNGQVFASGSADQTARIWDTATGECLDIVSGHTNAVLSVAFSPDGQILATASADQIVRLWHLMTGECLQILQGHTNAVLSVAFSPDGRTLASAGADHTVKLWDVQTGKNLKTLQEHTNQVLSISFSHDGQTLASGSADKTVKLWAVNSGQCLKTWRGHTSHVLSVAFSLDGETLASSSADETIRLWSIHTGNCVQILRADRPYEGMNITGAIGLTQAQQTTLTALGAFSR; this comes from the coding sequence ATGGATCTGCCTACAGGACAGCGAGTTCGAGGGGTAGTGCTTAGTCCAACAGGACAAGCAAAACTGCAAAATCGGATGCTTCAGCTAGAAATAGAACGCTATGCGGTGCAAGAATTGGTGCGGCGTTCTCAATTAGTTGAAGGTCAAGGTTTACATCCAGCTACAATTAGGAAAATTTTGCGGTGTCAAGGCGTTGATAAAGATTCTATTGCACTGGTATTTAAAGCTGTAAATTTACAATTAGAAGTTGAAGATTACACAGGTGCAAGGCGAGTTATAGAGTTAGTAGAAGAGCCTGGGGGCCAGGGAGCAGGGGAGACAACCTACTCCCCACTCCCCACTCCCCACTCCCCAGTCAATCATGACTGGGGTGAGGCTGTTGATGTTACTTTGTTCTGTGGACGTACAGCAGAAACATCTACATTACAGCAATGGGTGCTAAACGATCGCTGTCGATTGATTACAATTTTAGGTAATGGTGGAATTGGGAAGACAACTTTGGTAACTAAGCTGGCGGAGGACATTCAAAACCAGTTTGAGTTTTTAATTTGGCGCAGTCTCAGGAATGCACCTTTGTTAGAAGAGTTGCTGGACGATTTACTCAAAGTTTTATCTTCACAACAGACTACAGAATTACCCAGTACTAGCGCAGGAAAAATCTCTAAGTTAATAGAATATCTGCGTCAGCATCGGTGTTTGTTGGTGTTGGATAATTTGGAAACTTTGATGCAGGATGGCAGCTATGCAGGTAGTTTTTCGGCAGAGTATGAGGGGTATGGTGAACTGCTGCGGCGTATCGGCGAGGTGGCACACCAGAGTTGTTTGCTAATTACCAGCCGGGAAAAGCCTAATGAAGTTGCTGCTTTAGCTGGGGAAATTTTACCTGTGCGATCGCTACAATTAACAGGGTTAAATGCAGAGGCTCAAGAAATTCTCACAATTAAGGGTTTGTCTGTATCTCAGCAGGAAAGTCAGCAATTAATTGATTTATACAGTGGAAATCCTCTGGCTTTAAAAATTGTCGCCACGGCAATTCAGGATTTATTCGCTGGTGATGTTTCTGCATTTTTAGCCACAGGTATCTCAACTTTTAATAGCATTCGCACATTACTCAATCAGCAATTTGAACGCCTGACTGAAATAGAAAAAAGTGTAATGTATTGGTTAGCAATTAACCGCGAGGGTATTTCGCTGTATGAGTTGGCTGATGATATTTACCCCCAGTTACTCAAACACCAACTCCTAGAAGCATTAGAATCAATACTCCGGCGTTCTCTCATTGAACAGAGCATTATCGGGTTTACGCAACAACCTGTGATTATGGAGTATGTAACAGAGCGGTTTGTAGAAGAGGTATCTGCGGAAATTGTTGCAGGAATACACAAATCTGCGTCCCTACCGATAACCCATGCAATTGTGAAAGCCACCGCGAATGATTATATTAAAGATACACAAATACGTTTAATTGTCAAGCCTATAATTGCAGAGTTATTGCGTCAATTGGGTAGTAAGAAAGCGATCGCCCAACAATTAATGCAAATTCTGACTACACAGCGTGAGCAAGCATCGCTGGAGTCTGGTTATTTAGCAGGTAATATTCTTAACCTGCTGCACAATTTAGACACAGACTTAAGTGATTATGACTTCTCTCATCTCCCAATTTGGCAAGCTGACCTGAGAGCAGTCAATTTACACCGGGTTAATTTTACTAATGCTCATTTCTCTAAATCAGTTTTTCGACAAATATTTGGCAGTGTTTTATCAGCAGCCTTTAGCCCAGATGGAGAATTTTTAGCCACGGGTGATGATAATGGCGAGGTGCATCTGTGGCGCGTTGCCGATGCTCAATTGCATCTAAGTTTGAAAGGTAACACCCTGGCGATACAGTCCCTATGTTTTAGCCTGGATGGTCAAACTCTAATTAGTCATAGTGCAGACCAAAGCATCCAGTTTTGGGATCTAAATACAGGGCAAACTACTAGAACTATACAAAGATATACTAGCCAAGTATTAGCGATTGCATCTCATCCTACAGGCAATATTCTTGTCAGTCGCGGCAGAAATCAAACTGTCAGTTTGTGGGATCTGTCCACAGGAAAAGCTTTCGCCACCTTACAAGACCAAAGCAATCAGATTCAGGTAGTCGCGTTGAGTGCTGATGGCGCATTGTTGGCAACAGCCGGCGGCGATGAACCTATCAGGGTGTGGAATGCAGACACAGGTGAATATCTGCATAGTTTCTATGGTCATCGTGCAGCTATCCAGTCTCTTGCTTGGAGTGAGAAGACAATCTTAGCCAGTGGTAGCGATGACCATACAGTCAAACTTTGGGATATTGAAACAGCGCAGTGTATCAGCACTTTATCAGGACATAGTAACTCGATTGTATCAGTCAGTTTTAGTTCCGATGGGTTAATCATTGCTAGTGGCAGTGCCGACCAAACTATTAGGCTGTGGGATGTTGTCACAGGAAATTGCCTGCGAGTCTTGTCAGGTCATGAAAATTGGGTACGGACATTAGTATTTAATGCTGATAGTGCAGTCCTAGCTAGTGGAGGAGATGACCAAGTAATTCGACTCTGGGATACAGTTACAGGGCAATGTATCAGAACATTACAAGGATATACTAACCAAGTATCAGCTATTGGGTTTGGTAACGATAAAATCCTTGCTAGTGGTAGCCATGACCAAGTAATTCGACTGTGGAATACAGCTATAGGGCAATGTATTAAAACATTGACGGGGCATACAAATCATATTTTAGCGATCGCCTACGGCGGGGCGCAGCCCATCGCACTTCATCAACACATCCTCCTCAGTGGTAGTGCTGACCGCAGTATTAAATTGTGGGATATAGCAACTGGACAATGCCTCAAAACCTTGACTGAACACCAAGACACTGTTTGGTCAGTAGCTTTTAGTCCTAATGGTCAAGTATTCGCTAGTGGTAGCGCCGACCAAACGGCGAGAATTTGGGATACAGCAACAGGAGAATGTCTTGATATTGTCTCAGGACACACAAATGCAGTCTTATCTGTGGCTTTCAGTCCTGATGGACAAATTCTCGCTACAGCCAGCGCCGACCAAATTGTAAGACTTTGGCATTTGATGACTGGGGAATGTCTGCAAATTTTACAAGGACATACCAATGCGGTATTATCTGTAGCATTTAGTCCCGATGGGCGTACTCTGGCTAGTGCTGGTGCTGATCACACAGTGAAACTCTGGGATGTGCAGACAGGTAAAAACCTGAAAACTCTACAAGAACATACCAATCAAGTCTTATCCATCAGCTTCAGCCACGATGGACAAACCCTAGCTAGTGGTAGTGCTGACAAAACTGTGAAACTTTGGGCGGTAAATAGTGGTCAATGTCTGAAGACATGGCGCGGACATACCAGCCATGTCTTATCCGTAGCTTTTAGCCTAGATGGGGAAACCTTAGCCAGTAGTAGTGCCGATGAAACCATCAGACTATGGAGCATTCATACTGGCAATTGTGTACAAATTCTTAGAGCGGATAGACCCTATGAAGGGATGAATATCACCGGGGCAATTGGTTTAACCCAAGCACAACAGACAACACTCACAGCACTGGGAGCATTTAGCAGATGA
- a CDS encoding DUF3172 domain-containing protein codes for MQHNTRTPHKSQPFRLNTMIVAIVSAALIVGVLIGVSLTSVANSNPENVASSVYIDSAAPDANICVQYGASAIVTDTRVFLTLNPFKVYITQPRMQPGCVLRTSDWAILQQRNLITSQQTNDCKNRLNTFAYTGKLENSPQVSCVYQNDAAGNLFASQGQNSN; via the coding sequence ATGCAGCATAACACACGAACTCCTCATAAATCTCAGCCTTTCCGTCTCAACACAATGATAGTAGCTATTGTTAGCGCCGCCTTAATAGTAGGAGTTTTGATTGGTGTCAGTTTAACTAGCGTTGCTAACTCTAACCCCGAAAATGTTGCTAGTAGTGTTTATATTGATAGTGCTGCACCTGATGCAAATATTTGTGTCCAGTACGGTGCAAGTGCAATTGTCACAGATACTCGTGTTTTTCTTACACTCAATCCCTTTAAAGTGTACATAACACAACCACGTATGCAGCCGGGATGTGTTTTACGTACTAGTGATTGGGCAATTTTACAACAAAGGAATCTCATCACATCTCAGCAGACAAATGATTGCAAAAATAGGCTAAATACATTTGCTTATACTGGCAAACTGGAAAATTCCCCCCAAGTTTCCTGTGTTTATCAAAATGATGCTGCTGGTAATTTATTTGCTTCTCAAGGACAAAATAGTAATTAA
- a CDS encoding DUF1634 domain-containing protein — protein MSANRRSWSERQFEILVGNLLRYGVIIATVVVFIGGVLYLIRHGDEAPNYQIFHGEPPYFSSPEGVATAVFSGRRRGIIQLGLLLLIITPVARVAFSLLAFIRQRDNLYITITIIVLLGLVISLSGN, from the coding sequence ATGTCGGCCAATAGAAGAAGTTGGAGCGAAAGACAATTTGAAATCTTAGTTGGCAATCTTCTAAGGTATGGGGTAATTATTGCTACTGTCGTAGTTTTTATTGGCGGAGTTTTATATTTAATTCGTCATGGTGATGAGGCTCCTAATTATCAGATTTTTCATGGTGAACCCCCATATTTTAGTAGTCCTGAAGGAGTGGCAACAGCAGTTTTTTCTGGTCGTCGCCGTGGCATAATTCAACTAGGATTACTTCTATTAATAATTACACCAGTTGCAAGAGTCGCCTTTTCCCTATTAGCTTTTATACGGCAGCGAGATAATTTGTATATTACCATCACAATCATTGTGCTTTTAGGCTTGGTCATTAGCCTTAGCGGGAATTAA